The following coding sequences lie in one Arthrobacter sp. SLBN-122 genomic window:
- a CDS encoding FAD binding domain-containing protein: MDMNTIEAVVPTTDPAEWRDGDAWLAGGTVLFSYGSYAFGPQPLKRLLDLGAAGWTPITVTDDGIEFAATCTIAQLYSLPGLPDVSGRGWPALDLVRACCDSFVASFKVWNMSTVGGNLCTSLPAGPVISLCAGLDGVATILAPGGGSRALPVADFITGDARNGLAPGELLRSVHLPASALSACVAFRRLSLSNLGRSGVLLIGRLDAGTSLVLTVTAATKRPVQLRFDALPDVDQLTAALDEAIPADLYHDDIHGLPAWRRDMTYRLAEEIRAELAAPQGTPGLAVSGDFWPPRNGGIPESGPTTLSKGA; the protein is encoded by the coding sequence ATGGACATGAACACCATTGAGGCGGTGGTCCCCACCACCGACCCCGCGGAATGGCGTGACGGCGATGCCTGGCTGGCCGGCGGGACGGTCCTTTTCTCCTACGGCAGCTACGCCTTCGGGCCGCAGCCGCTCAAACGGCTCCTGGACCTGGGCGCTGCAGGATGGACGCCCATCACGGTGACCGACGACGGCATCGAGTTCGCCGCCACCTGCACCATCGCCCAGCTGTACAGCCTTCCCGGCCTGCCGGATGTTTCGGGCCGCGGCTGGCCGGCGCTGGACCTGGTCCGGGCATGCTGCGACTCCTTCGTGGCCTCCTTCAAGGTGTGGAACATGTCCACGGTGGGCGGCAACCTCTGCACGTCGCTGCCCGCCGGACCGGTCATCTCCCTCTGCGCCGGGCTGGACGGCGTGGCCACCATCCTGGCTCCCGGCGGCGGCAGCCGCGCCCTCCCGGTGGCGGACTTCATCACCGGTGATGCCAGGAACGGCCTGGCACCAGGTGAGCTGCTCCGCAGCGTGCACCTCCCGGCGTCGGCCCTTTCCGCCTGCGTGGCCTTCCGCCGCCTGTCGCTGAGCAACCTGGGCCGGTCCGGGGTGCTGCTCATTGGAAGGCTCGACGCCGGGACCTCGCTGGTGCTGACGGTCACCGCCGCCACCAAGCGGCCCGTGCAGCTCCGTTTCGACGCGCTGCCGGACGTGGACCAGTTAACGGCGGCGCTCGATGAGGCGATCCCTGCAGACCTTTACCACGACGACATCCACGGGCTGCCGGCCTGGCGCCGCGACATGACCTACCGGCTGGCCGAGGAGATCCGGGCCGAACTTGCAGCGCCGCAGGGAACGCCGGGACTGGCTGTGTCCGGAGACTTCTGGCCGCCGCGGAACGGCGGGATCCCGGAGTCCGGGCCCACAACTCTTTCGAAAGGGGCCTGA
- a CDS encoding XdhC family protein, producing MLDLIPSLGPWMPRLEGRWFAVATIVAASGSVPRPVGTSMLVTESGEVLGSLSGGCVEGAVVALAQEAMDDDATRLETFGFSAADAFAAGLTCGGQLDIHIQPVPAAQPGEAAHPLRTALLQLSGTSPDQPVALVRVLGSAGGGAVVLSDPATFPLAASPELAALLHGEPAAHVESLVRSGGTGLVRLGQPGDCPPDRTGTGQPSAGDAILVESRLAPPRMLVFGANDFGAALVPAAKLLGYHVTLVDARPAFAGQPRFAAADQVVADWPHRYLASEAAAGRTDRRTVAAVLTHDPKFDIPLLETALALDLAYVGAMGSRRSHLQRVGELLSAGVPPERIAQLHSPIGLDLGAVTPAEVAVSITAEIIAARSRAASCLPLRETSGAIHQHPTHSHPAPAPAPTDVDKQEIAWT from the coding sequence ATGCTTGACCTGATCCCTTCGCTCGGCCCCTGGATGCCCCGGCTCGAAGGCCGGTGGTTCGCCGTGGCCACCATCGTGGCTGCTTCCGGCTCCGTGCCCCGGCCCGTGGGCACGTCCATGCTGGTCACCGAATCGGGCGAGGTGCTGGGCAGCCTCTCCGGCGGCTGCGTGGAAGGCGCCGTGGTGGCGCTCGCGCAGGAGGCAATGGACGACGACGCCACACGCCTTGAGACCTTCGGCTTCAGCGCCGCCGACGCCTTCGCCGCCGGGCTCACCTGCGGGGGTCAGCTGGACATCCACATCCAGCCGGTGCCCGCCGCCCAGCCCGGAGAGGCCGCGCATCCGCTGCGCACCGCCCTGCTGCAACTCTCCGGTACCAGCCCGGACCAACCCGTGGCCCTGGTACGGGTGCTGGGCAGCGCAGGAGGCGGCGCCGTCGTCCTTTCCGATCCCGCCACCTTCCCTCTGGCTGCGTCCCCGGAGCTGGCAGCCCTGCTGCACGGGGAACCGGCTGCCCACGTGGAATCCCTGGTGCGCAGCGGCGGCACGGGCCTGGTCCGGCTGGGCCAGCCGGGGGATTGTCCTCCGGACCGGACAGGCACCGGGCAGCCTTCAGCCGGGGACGCCATCCTCGTGGAGTCCCGGCTGGCCCCGCCGCGGATGTTGGTGTTCGGCGCCAACGACTTCGGTGCGGCGCTGGTCCCGGCCGCCAAGCTGCTGGGCTACCACGTCACCCTCGTGGACGCCCGGCCGGCGTTTGCCGGGCAGCCCCGGTTTGCCGCCGCGGACCAGGTGGTGGCCGACTGGCCGCACCGGTACCTTGCGTCGGAGGCGGCCGCCGGCCGGACGGACCGCCGAACCGTGGCCGCCGTCCTGACCCACGATCCCAAGTTCGATATCCCGCTGCTGGAAACCGCGCTGGCCCTGGACCTTGCCTACGTGGGCGCCATGGGCTCCCGCCGCAGCCACCTCCAGCGGGTTGGCGAACTCCTCAGCGCAGGCGTCCCGCCGGAGCGGATCGCGCAGCTGCACTCACCCATCGGGCTGGACCTCGGTGCCGTCACGCCCGCGGAAGTGGCGGTGTCCATCACCGCGGAAATCATCGCCGCCCGCAGCCGTGCGGCCAGCTGCCTGCCGCTGCGGGAAACGTCCGGCGCCATCCATCAACATCCCACGCATTCCCACCCCGCGCCCGCCCCGGCGCCCACAGACGTTGACAAGCAGGAGATCGCATGGACATGA